A region from the uncultured Macellibacteroides sp. genome encodes:
- a CDS encoding DNA mismatch repair protein MutS, which translates to MEEIYQFYQDSIAAFSKKLDNLKKRIHLIGTIRLLLVCGLCLSIWFIRNEGWVIWLITFISFLIPFIGFIFVHNRLFKQKQYTETLIKLEKDELRGLNYDFSAFDGASELSNPSHPFGLDLDLFGENSLFQSINRTVTQGGRVLLSNWFINPSTDKKKILSRQAAVRELSENSQLRQHFFVTGAMYKGEKNDDKLVESLSSEAILFESNVLWKILGWIFPIAWLSSILLYSFDFIAMPFLSMLFALCFVVSYSQTKKINKLHQSVSKMESILSAYGQLMLCIEKYPFQSADLVSISNQLSNANSQASTAIKKLSKYTGNLDQRYNWLAGFILNILLLWDIRQSINIERWRKQHNEDIRQWFAALSHFDALNSLGGFAFNHPDYSYPELADSYFKMKGTGLGHPLLNRDVCVTNDISIEKSSWFLIVTGANMAGKSTYLRTVGVNYLLGLTGAPVFATSLTIYPAQLITSLRTADSLVNHESYFFAELKRLKMIIDRLSQGEEMFIILDEILKGTNSVDKQKGSLALMKQLINYKACGIIATHDLVLGTLENDFPDQLKNYRFEADIKENELTFSYKLREGIAQNMNACFLMKKMGITV; encoded by the coding sequence ATGGAAGAGATATATCAGTTTTATCAGGATTCGATTGCTGCTTTTTCTAAAAAGCTGGATAATTTAAAAAAGAGAATACATCTAATAGGTACTATCCGTTTACTTCTTGTATGCGGATTATGTTTAAGTATTTGGTTTATAAGAAATGAAGGATGGGTAATATGGCTAATCACATTCATCTCATTTCTAATTCCTTTTATAGGATTTATCTTCGTACACAATCGTTTGTTTAAGCAAAAACAGTATACAGAGACATTAATAAAGCTTGAAAAAGATGAGTTACGTGGACTTAATTACGACTTTTCGGCTTTTGATGGAGCATCGGAGCTGAGCAACCCATCTCATCCATTTGGTCTTGACCTCGATCTCTTCGGAGAAAATTCATTATTTCAATCAATCAATCGCACTGTTACCCAAGGTGGACGTGTTTTACTTTCCAACTGGTTTATTAATCCATCAACAGATAAGAAAAAGATCCTTAGCAGGCAAGCCGCAGTAAGGGAGTTATCAGAGAACTCTCAGCTGAGACAACATTTTTTTGTGACCGGAGCCATGTACAAAGGAGAAAAAAATGATGACAAACTTGTAGAGTCCCTTTCATCTGAAGCAATCTTGTTCGAAAGCAATGTTTTATGGAAAATACTCGGATGGATCTTCCCGATAGCGTGGTTGAGCAGTATACTTCTTTACTCTTTCGACTTTATAGCTATGCCATTTTTGTCGATGCTCTTTGCTTTATGTTTCGTTGTTTCATATAGCCAGACAAAAAAAATAAACAAACTCCACCAGTCGGTAAGCAAAATGGAAAGCATTCTTTCAGCTTACGGTCAGCTGATGCTTTGCATAGAGAAATATCCTTTTCAATCAGCCGATCTTGTTTCCATTAGTAATCAACTATCAAACGCTAATTCGCAAGCATCGACTGCTATAAAGAAATTATCAAAATATACCGGGAATCTGGATCAACGATATAATTGGCTGGCAGGATTTATTTTAAATATACTACTACTTTGGGATATCAGGCAATCAATCAATATAGAACGCTGGCGAAAACAGCACAATGAAGATATTCGTCAATGGTTTGCGGCTTTATCTCATTTTGATGCACTTAATTCGTTAGGAGGATTTGCTTTTAATCATCCGGATTATTCTTATCCCGAACTAGCAGACAGCTACTTCAAAATGAAAGGCACAGGTTTAGGGCATCCACTTCTGAATAGGGATGTTTGTGTAACAAATGATATCTCTATAGAAAAAAGTTCTTGGTTCCTGATAGTAACCGGAGCAAATATGGCAGGAAAAAGCACTTATCTTCGAACAGTTGGAGTAAACTATTTGTTAGGACTTACCGGTGCTCCGGTATTTGCGACCTCATTGACTATTTATCCTGCACAATTAATAACAAGTCTCCGAACGGCAGATTCTCTGGTCAATCATGAGTCCTATTTCTTTGCTGAACTCAAACGATTAAAGATGATCATCGACCGTCTTTCGCAGGGAGAAGAAATGTTTATTATTTTGGATGAGATTCTTAAAGGAACTAATTCGGTTGACAAACAAAAAGGATCACTTGCCTTAATGAAGCAACTCATCAACTATAAGGCTTGCGGAATTATTGCCACCCATGATTTGGTATTAGGAACACTGGAGAATGATTTTCCTGACCAGCTAAAAAACTACAGATTCGAGGCTGATATAAAAGAAAATGAGCTAACCTTCTCTTATAAGTTAAGAGAAGGAATAGCTCAAAATATGAACGCATGTTTCCTTATGAAAAAAATGGGAATTACGGTTTAA
- a CDS encoding GNAT family N-acetyltransferase, producing MEKEIEIDVMVADASHEIYVDTILDTIETAAKVRGTGIAKRTHEYVALKMREGKAIIALAGNEFAGFCYIESWGNKEYVANSGLIVVEKFRGHGLAKRIKNAAFTLSRLRWPKAKLFGLTSGAAVMKINTELGYVPVTFSELTKDEAFWKGCEGCINHDVLMRTERRYCICTAMLYDPNDPKKKKNEENENK from the coding sequence ATGGAAAAAGAAATTGAAATTGATGTAATGGTAGCCGATGCCTCCCACGAGATTTACGTGGATACAATTCTGGACACCATTGAAACCGCGGCAAAAGTAAGAGGAACAGGTATAGCCAAACGAACCCATGAATATGTTGCCCTGAAGATGAGGGAGGGTAAAGCCATTATCGCATTGGCAGGAAATGAATTTGCCGGGTTTTGTTACATCGAATCATGGGGTAATAAAGAATATGTCGCTAATTCGGGATTAATCGTTGTTGAGAAATTCCGTGGACATGGTTTGGCAAAACGAATTAAAAATGCAGCTTTTACCCTATCCAGACTACGTTGGCCTAAAGCCAAATTATTCGGATTAACATCCGGTGCAGCCGTTATGAAAATCAATACCGAACTAGGATATGTTCCGGTTACTTTTTCTGAACTAACAAAAGATGAGGCATTTTGGAAGGGTTGCGAAGGATGCATCAACCATGATGTACTAATGAGGACAGAAAGACGTTATTGTATATGCACTGCAATGCTTTACGATCCCAACGATCCTAAAAAGAAAAAAAACGAAGAAAACGAAAACAAATAA
- a CDS encoding aspartate aminotransferase family protein — MKLFDVYPLFNIDIVKGKGCHVWDAEGNEYLDLYGGHAVISVGHCHPYYVEKLTEQLNKLGFYSNSVINNLQVVLAEKLGKLSEYEDYSLFLINSGAEANENALKLASFHNGKKRVISFKKAFHGRTSAAVKVTDNPAIIAPINDTIPVTFVPLNDIDAVEAELKKGDVSSVIIEGIQGVGGIQQPSDEFFKALRAVCTKYKVVLILDEIQSGYGRTGKFFAHQYAGIKPDMITVAKGIGNGFPMAGLLISPEFKPVFGMLGTTFGGNHLACIAAIAVLEIMEKEQLLDNATKVGNYLIEELGKLSGIKEIRGRGLMIGIEFEESIKEIRSRLLFEEKVFTGVAGTNTIRLLPPLCLSMEEAADFMTRFKRVLGQ, encoded by the coding sequence ATGAAACTATTTGATGTATATCCTTTATTCAATATAGATATTGTAAAGGGAAAGGGATGCCACGTTTGGGATGCCGAAGGAAACGAATACCTCGACCTCTATGGCGGGCATGCCGTAATCTCGGTAGGACACTGTCACCCCTATTACGTAGAAAAGCTAACAGAACAGCTTAATAAATTGGGGTTTTACTCAAACTCAGTTATCAATAATCTACAAGTTGTCCTGGCCGAAAAGTTGGGAAAACTATCTGAATACGAAGACTACTCACTTTTTCTGATAAACTCCGGAGCCGAAGCCAACGAAAATGCTTTAAAGCTTGCGTCTTTTCACAATGGAAAAAAACGAGTTATTTCCTTTAAGAAGGCCTTTCACGGACGTACATCGGCAGCAGTAAAAGTTACTGATAATCCGGCAATCATTGCTCCTATTAATGATACGATTCCCGTTACTTTTGTTCCGTTAAATGACATTGATGCGGTTGAAGCAGAACTAAAAAAAGGAGATGTTTCGTCGGTAATTATTGAAGGTATCCAAGGTGTTGGAGGTATCCAGCAACCATCGGATGAATTCTTTAAAGCCTTGCGGGCTGTATGCACCAAATACAAAGTGGTTCTTATTCTGGATGAAATTCAATCAGGATACGGACGTACCGGAAAATTCTTTGCTCACCAATATGCCGGTATCAAACCCGACATGATAACTGTAGCAAAAGGTATCGGTAACGGATTTCCAATGGCAGGATTATTAATCAGTCCAGAGTTCAAACCCGTATTCGGTATGCTTGGAACAACATTCGGAGGAAATCACCTGGCCTGTATAGCCGCAATAGCTGTACTTGAAATTATGGAAAAAGAACAACTACTGGACAATGCTACAAAAGTTGGAAATTATTTAATCGAAGAACTGGGCAAGCTTTCCGGCATAAAAGAAATTCGTGGCCGTGGATTAATGATAGGTATCGAATTTGAAGAGTCCATTAAAGAAATCCGTTCACGTCTTTTATTTGAAGAAAAAGTATTTACAGGAGTTGCTGGTACAAACACCATACGCTTACTGCCTCCGCTTTGTTTATCAATGGAAGAAGCAGCCGACTTTATGACCCGTTTTAAACGTGTACTTGGTCAATAA
- the argC gene encoding N-acetyl-gamma-glutamyl-phosphate reductase, whose protein sequence is MINVGIIGGAGYTAGELIRLLLIHPDVEISFVNSTSNAGNKITDVHSDLYGETDLVFTDELPFSDIDVLFFCTAHGDSKKFMDSHEVPSSLKIIDLSTDFRLESPEHDFVYGLPELNRRKICAAKHIANPGCFATCIQLGVLPLAKHLMLNSELHVNAITGSTGAGVKPSGTSHFSWRNDNISIYKPFEHQHLAEIKQSLSSLQNSFRSAINFIPVRGNFSRGIFATTYIDCKIDLSEIKRIYEEYYSDHSFTFVIDKNPDLKQVINTNKCLIHLEKHNDKLLIVSMIDNLLKGASGQAVHNMNLIFGLEESVGLHLKPSAF, encoded by the coding sequence ATGATTAATGTAGGAATTATTGGTGGAGCAGGTTATACAGCAGGCGAATTAATTCGTCTGCTGCTAATCCATCCTGATGTTGAAATATCTTTTGTAAATAGTACAAGTAATGCAGGTAACAAAATTACCGACGTTCACAGTGACCTTTACGGAGAAACAGATTTGGTTTTCACAGACGAACTTCCTTTTTCGGATATCGACGTACTCTTTTTCTGTACGGCTCATGGTGATTCTAAGAAATTTATGGATAGTCATGAAGTCCCTTCCAGTCTAAAAATAATAGACTTAAGCACAGACTTCCGCCTTGAAAGTCCGGAACATGACTTCGTTTACGGGTTACCTGAACTAAACCGTCGTAAAATATGTGCTGCAAAACATATTGCCAATCCGGGATGCTTTGCCACCTGTATTCAGTTGGGTGTATTACCATTGGCAAAACACCTGATGCTTAATTCTGAACTACATGTAAATGCGATCACCGGGTCGACGGGAGCAGGTGTTAAACCTTCAGGGACCTCTCATTTTAGCTGGAGAAACGATAACATTTCGATCTACAAACCATTTGAACACCAACATTTGGCCGAAATAAAACAAAGTCTGTCGTCACTGCAAAACAGCTTCCGAAGTGCCATCAATTTTATTCCTGTCAGAGGTAACTTTTCCCGTGGAATATTCGCTACAACTTACATCGATTGTAAAATTGATCTAAGCGAGATTAAGCGAATTTACGAAGAATATTACAGCGATCATTCTTTCACATTTGTAATTGATAAGAATCCGGATTTGAAACAGGTAATAAACACGAATAAGTGTCTGATCCACCTTGAAAAGCATAATGACAAACTATTGATCGTTTCGATGATAGACAATTTGCTGAAGGGGGCATCCGGTCAGGCTGTTCACAACATGAACTTAATTTTCGGACTGGAAGAATCGGTAGGATTACACCTTAAACCTAGTGCTTTTTAA
- a CDS encoding M48 family metallopeptidase → MKKLAGLFIACMLLLSSCGSVPLTGRQQVLLVSDSEVVAASLTQYNDYLKTAKLSTNKTQSAKVERVGKKIAVATEAYLKANGLTSDIANFSWEFKLVNDAQVNAFCMPGGKIVVYEGLLPLTLTDDELAVVVGHEVAHAVAKHANERMSQQLVAQYGSSILGQVLSGKSAAVQSVASTVYGLGAEYGVTLPYSRKHEYEADYMGLVFMTMAGYKPEVAVTFWQKMAANGGSTAPEFMSTHPSDANRIAEITRRLPEVKAMVK, encoded by the coding sequence ATGAAAAAGTTAGCAGGATTATTTATTGCATGTATGCTACTCCTTAGCTCTTGTGGGAGTGTCCCTTTGACGGGAAGACAGCAGGTATTACTGGTATCAGATTCTGAAGTTGTAGCTGCAAGTCTGACGCAGTATAATGATTATTTAAAAACGGCCAAACTTTCAACAAACAAGACTCAGTCAGCCAAAGTGGAACGTGTAGGTAAGAAGATTGCTGTCGCCACAGAAGCTTATTTAAAGGCCAACGGATTAACAAGTGATATTGCTAATTTTTCATGGGAGTTTAAATTGGTTAATGATGCGCAGGTGAACGCATTTTGTATGCCTGGAGGAAAGATTGTTGTTTACGAAGGACTTCTTCCTCTTACTTTGACAGACGACGAGTTGGCTGTGGTCGTTGGACATGAAGTAGCGCATGCTGTTGCAAAACATGCTAACGAACGTATGAGTCAGCAACTTGTAGCTCAGTATGGATCGTCTATTTTGGGCCAGGTTTTGAGTGGAAAGTCTGCGGCAGTGCAGTCTGTTGCTTCTACTGTATATGGCTTGGGAGCCGAATACGGCGTAACGCTACCTTATTCACGTAAACATGAATACGAAGCAGACTATATGGGGCTTGTATTTATGACGATGGCTGGATACAAACCAGAAGTTGCAGTAACATTCTGGCAAAAGATGGCGGCCAATGGCGGAAGTACTGCTCCCGAATTTATGAGTACTCACCCAAGTGATGCTAACCGTATTGCTGAAATTACACGCAGACTTCCAGAAGTAAAAGCGATGGTAAAGTAA
- a CDS encoding argininosuccinate synthase domain-containing protein: MMKEKVVLAFSGGLDTSFCAKYLSEEKGYDVYTAVANTGGFSDEELKVIEDKAYKLGAVKHVALNVEQEYYEKSIKYMVFGNVLRNGTYPISVSSERIFQALAIIEYAKEIGADYVAHGSTGAGNDQVRFDLTFEVIAPNIKILTPTRDMVLSREYEINYLKQHGFEADFKKMEYSINKGLWGTSVGGKETLHSDQTLPEEAYPSQVTTTKEETLTIDFEKGEICGVNGVGYSNKIDAIRAVEAIGSKFGIGRDMHVGDTIIGIKGRVGFEAAGPMLIINAHKMLEKHTLTKWQQYWKDQLGNWYGMFLHEAQYLEPVMRDMEAFLQSSQANVSGRVIVILRPYSYTLVGVQSDFDLMKGDFGVYGEEQKAWTADDVKGFTKILGNQMKIFYSVQNKNKQ, from the coding sequence ATTATGAAAGAAAAAGTAGTGCTGGCATTTAGCGGTGGATTAGACACCTCTTTCTGCGCAAAGTACCTCTCAGAAGAGAAAGGTTATGATGTTTATACAGCAGTTGCCAATACTGGCGGGTTCAGCGACGAAGAATTAAAGGTTATCGAAGATAAGGCCTATAAACTTGGTGCTGTAAAGCACGTGGCCCTCAATGTTGAACAGGAATACTATGAGAAGAGTATTAAATATATGGTATTCGGAAACGTATTGCGTAACGGTACATATCCAATTTCAGTAAGTTCGGAGCGTATTTTCCAGGCGTTGGCTATCATTGAGTATGCCAAAGAAATTGGGGCAGATTATGTGGCGCACGGAAGCACCGGTGCTGGCAATGATCAGGTTCGGTTTGACTTGACATTCGAAGTAATTGCTCCGAATATAAAGATACTTACCCCCACCCGTGACATGGTATTGAGCCGCGAATACGAAATCAATTATCTGAAACAGCATGGATTCGAAGCCGATTTTAAAAAGATGGAATATTCTATCAACAAAGGGCTTTGGGGTACCAGCGTAGGTGGAAAAGAAACATTGCATTCAGATCAAACTCTTCCTGAAGAGGCTTATCCTTCTCAGGTAACTACTACAAAAGAAGAAACACTGACAATCGATTTTGAAAAAGGTGAAATTTGTGGCGTTAACGGTGTTGGCTACAGCAATAAGATTGATGCCATCCGTGCGGTTGAAGCAATAGGAAGCAAGTTCGGAATCGGACGCGACATGCATGTGGGCGATACAATTATTGGGATAAAAGGTCGTGTTGGATTCGAAGCTGCCGGACCTATGCTTATTATTAACGCTCATAAAATGCTTGAAAAGCACACACTTACCAAATGGCAGCAGTACTGGAAAGATCAGCTTGGCAACTGGTATGGCATGTTCTTGCACGAAGCTCAGTATCTTGAACCTGTGATGCGCGACATGGAAGCCTTTCTTCAAAGTAGTCAGGCTAATGTGTCAGGACGTGTTATTGTTATTTTGCGTCCGTACAGCTATACCTTGGTTGGCGTTCAAAGCGATTTCGATTTGATGAAAGGCGACTTCGGTGTTTACGGAGAAGAGCAAAAAGCATGGACCGCCGACGATGTAAAAGGTTTCACCAAAATATTGGGTAACCAGATGAAAATCTTTTATTCGGTACAAAACAAAAACAAGCAGTAA
- a CDS encoding ArgR family transcriptional regulator, whose amino-acid sequence MSTKQQRLEAICQIIQSEAIRNQEELLKHLEMQGFQFTQATLSRDIKYLKIAKAHDGADNYVYTLPDQIRVPGAGNQGRVLDTKPATGYRNIEFSGNLAVLKTRPGYAMGIASDIDAKAPREILGTIAGDDTILLIPREGISREGVIKALSQFIPEIEEASL is encoded by the coding sequence ATGAGTACAAAGCAACAACGGTTAGAAGCAATCTGTCAGATAATTCAATCCGAAGCGATTCGTAATCAGGAAGAGCTGTTAAAACATTTAGAGATGCAAGGATTTCAATTTACTCAGGCAACTCTTTCCCGTGATATCAAGTATCTTAAAATTGCGAAAGCCCACGATGGAGCAGACAATTATGTGTATACGCTTCCCGATCAGATCCGGGTCCCTGGCGCAGGGAATCAGGGAAGAGTGCTTGATACTAAACCCGCAACAGGATACCGGAACATTGAATTTTCGGGTAACCTAGCTGTGTTGAAAACAAGACCGGGATACGCGATGGGTATTGCATCGGATATAGACGCAAAAGCCCCACGTGAAATCTTAGGTACTATTGCCGGCGACGACACCATCTTACTTATTCCCAGAGAAGGGATCAGTCGTGAAGGAGTTATCAAAGCATTGTCTCAGTTTATTCCTGAAATAGAAGAAGCTTCGTTATAA